A stretch of the Haloarcula ordinaria genome encodes the following:
- a CDS encoding dodecin, translating into MVFKKITLIGTSPESFDAAADDAIERAERTLDNLKWVEVEELGVEIASVEGREYQAEVVVAFELEE; encoded by the coding sequence ATGGTGTTCAAGAAGATTACACTAATCGGTACCAGTCCCGAGAGCTTCGACGCCGCCGCCGACGACGCTATCGAGCGCGCCGAGCGGACGCTCGACAACCTGAAGTGGGTCGAAGTGGAGGAACTGGGCGTCGAGATAGCGAGCGTCGAGGGTCGGGAGTACCAGGCCGAGGTCGTCGTCGCGTTCGAACTCGAAGAGTAA
- a CDS encoding metal-dependent hydrolase: MFVGHGLLAFSLMALAAERWGVSRERAVTFGVLAALFATVPDVDVVYAPVGLLLRSVNTLGPDVFWETANVIHRGPTHSLVMGALLAVAVALWVTGRDAGRVLAIGVVGALVVVATAASGVVGGLVILVYGLGGLGLALLAERLAVSPRQALAVALVGLLSHPFGDLFTGSPPPFLYPLDVTLVAERVLLHPDPTGHLLAAFAVELATVWLAVWTYARLTGHTLPGLVYPRASLGVGYAVAAFVLPAPTLDQSAHFVFSVLALSVVGAPVRPFSRGVDWLKTLVTGLAAVTIAALAYTLAYGLL, from the coding sequence ATGTTCGTCGGACACGGGCTGCTGGCGTTCTCCCTGATGGCCCTCGCTGCGGAGCGGTGGGGCGTCTCTCGAGAGCGTGCCGTAACCTTCGGCGTGCTGGCAGCCCTCTTTGCCACCGTGCCCGACGTCGACGTCGTCTACGCGCCGGTCGGCCTCCTCCTGCGCTCGGTCAACACGCTCGGACCGGACGTGTTCTGGGAGACGGCGAACGTCATCCACCGCGGCCCGACCCACTCGCTCGTGATGGGCGCACTCCTGGCTGTCGCCGTCGCGCTCTGGGTCACCGGTCGCGACGCGGGGCGCGTGCTCGCTATCGGCGTCGTCGGCGCGCTGGTCGTCGTCGCGACGGCGGCCAGCGGCGTCGTCGGCGGCCTGGTGATCCTCGTCTATGGACTCGGCGGCCTCGGACTGGCGCTGCTGGCCGAACGGCTCGCCGTCAGCCCGCGGCAGGCGCTCGCAGTCGCGCTCGTCGGACTGCTCTCACACCCCTTCGGCGACCTGTTCACCGGGTCACCGCCACCGTTCCTCTACCCGCTGGACGTCACGCTCGTCGCCGAACGGGTCCTCCTACACCCCGACCCGACCGGTCACCTGCTGGCCGCGTTCGCCGTCGAACTGGCGACGGTGTGGCTGGCCGTCTGGACCTACGCTCGCCTGACGGGCCACACGCTCCCGGGACTCGTCTACCCGCGTGCCTCGCTGGGTGTCGGGTACGCCGTCGCCGCGTTCGTGCTCCCGGCCCCCACGCTCGACCAGTCGGCGCACTTCGTGTTCAGCGTCCTGGCGCTCAGCGTCGTGGGCGCGCCGGTTCGGCCGTTCAGTCGGGGCGTCGACTGGTTGAAGACGCTCGTGACAGGCCTGGCCGCCGTCACCATCGCTGCCCTCGCGTACACGCTCGCCTACGGTCTGCTCTGA
- a CDS encoding mechanosensitive ion channel domain-containing protein, which produces MQIDILNRAFEQILANVTDALPDLITGIVFLALAAVLIKLLMAVVRTALDRGLPGESPVYRQFIAVIVLVFLWFAVVLSFLSIVGLTAIAASLGTATGFLALGVSYALSGMIADAVAGVYLLRDPDFNPGDVVTAGGVTGEVVAIELRKTRFRVEGNTVVRANADIEKQWTKVDTT; this is translated from the coding sequence GTGCAGATAGACATCCTCAACAGGGCATTCGAGCAGATACTCGCGAACGTCACCGACGCGCTGCCGGACCTCATCACCGGCATCGTCTTCCTCGCGCTCGCCGCAGTGCTCATCAAACTACTCATGGCGGTCGTGCGGACGGCGCTCGACCGGGGGCTGCCGGGCGAATCGCCGGTGTACAGACAGTTCATCGCGGTCATCGTCCTCGTGTTCCTGTGGTTCGCCGTGGTGCTCTCCTTTCTCTCGATCGTCGGCCTCACCGCCATCGCCGCCTCGCTGGGAACGGCCACGGGGTTCCTCGCTCTCGGCGTCTCGTACGCACTGTCGGGGATGATAGCCGACGCCGTCGCCGGTGTCTACCTCTTGCGGGACCCCGATTTCAACCCGGGCGACGTGGTGACCGCCGGCGGCGTCACCGGCGAGGTCGTGGCCATCGAACTCAGAAAGACCCGGTTCCGGGTCGAGGGAAACACCGTCGTCCGTGCCAATGCGGACATCGAGAAGCAGTGGACGAAAGTAGATACCACGTAG
- a CDS encoding DUF7116 family protein: protein MGAVTTSLGEQARSIFDELGYTVSRTGTEIRAEYKWRTVTISVLEPDEKPPETGELRCFVTRAGEVTRLYTRLRTMDVEYDWAVIGIEDDGTYEVFRSDARPTF from the coding sequence ATGGGGGCTGTTACCACATCCCTAGGCGAGCAGGCTCGGTCGATATTCGACGAACTCGGTTACACCGTGTCGCGCACTGGCACAGAAATCCGCGCGGAGTACAAGTGGCGCACAGTCACGATCTCCGTCCTCGAACCGGACGAGAAACCACCGGAAACGGGCGAACTCCGGTGTTTCGTCACACGGGCCGGTGAGGTGACACGCCTCTATACCCGGTTGCGGACGATGGACGTCGAGTACGACTGGGCGGTCATCGGTATCGAAGACGACGGAACCTACGAGGTGTTCCGCTCGGACGCCAGACCCACATTTTAA
- a CDS encoding DUF5816 domain-containing protein: MDAHDGPEGLTLYVDRTDSDIGTKGPFFVVYADEDGTRRWGYFCSNCSTFDNAMDSMGRIRCNECSNLRKPDEWDAAHE, from the coding sequence ATGGACGCTCACGACGGGCCAGAGGGGCTCACACTCTACGTCGACCGCACCGACTCGGATATCGGGACCAAGGGACCGTTCTTCGTGGTCTACGCGGACGAGGACGGCACGCGGCGGTGGGGCTACTTCTGCAGCAACTGTTCGACGTTCGACAACGCGATGGACTCGATGGGACGTATCCGGTGCAACGAGTGTAGCAACCTCCGGAAACCAGACGAGTGGGACGCGGCACACGAGTGA
- a CDS encoding universal stress protein — protein MQQVVVPVRYPLSENSRATLAEAIKVAESEDADLTVLHVNLYQNGQRVTRSELKQAVEAAFGHLPRTRYVVRTGLLVEETILDEVAAQEADVVVIGSKQVSRWRKMVLRLVDDPDIDRFLREELDCDIVTVSPDAQPSRSSSSSSNV, from the coding sequence ATGCAACAGGTCGTCGTCCCGGTTCGGTATCCCCTCTCCGAGAACTCACGAGCGACGCTCGCGGAAGCAATCAAAGTCGCCGAGAGCGAGGACGCCGACCTGACAGTCCTCCACGTCAATCTCTACCAGAACGGCCAGCGAGTGACACGGAGCGAGCTCAAACAGGCCGTCGAAGCGGCGTTCGGCCACCTGCCGCGGACGCGGTACGTCGTCCGGACGGGACTGCTCGTCGAGGAGACGATTCTCGACGAGGTGGCCGCACAGGAGGCCGACGTCGTCGTCATCGGCAGCAAGCAGGTCAGCCGGTGGCGCAAGATGGTCCTCCGACTCGTCGACGACCCGGACATCGACCGCTTCCTCCGGGAGGAGCTCGACTGCGACATCGTCACGGTCAGCCCGGACGCTCAGCCCTCTCGCTCCTCGTCGAGTTCGTCCAACGTCTGA
- a CDS encoding mechanosensitive ion channel family protein, with amino-acid sequence MRAGSVWLFQTTPTPTQAGTTTDLGGLLPVQIPVWVMQLLTALFVLTVAFLISRLLVRLLGRRIAQRFRRPSLTRTALRSIRVGVFILALLTVMNIYGLELGDIALSVTVFSAVIGVILAPIVGSIISGMFLLADQPYEIGDMIELADRNQRGFVEDITLRHTKIFTMDNTFLVIPNGEIRQRDVINYSAEDPRIRLSQGFLVTYESDIQQARTLIERAAQSCEGIIEGGPDIRIGAARYPASPTAYIDDFADHGVLLTLRYWAMEPYKLLTVRSRIQTAVWDELEDADVEIAYPHSHLYFDETSGEMQVSMAEESADPRDGQTLDELDEEREG; translated from the coding sequence ATGCGAGCCGGTTCCGTCTGGTTGTTCCAGACGACCCCGACGCCGACCCAGGCCGGGACCACCACGGACCTCGGCGGGCTGCTCCCCGTCCAGATTCCAGTCTGGGTGATGCAACTGCTCACGGCGCTGTTCGTGTTGACGGTGGCGTTCCTTATCTCCCGTCTCCTCGTGCGCTTGCTGGGCCGGCGTATCGCCCAGCGGTTCCGTCGACCGAGCCTCACCCGGACGGCGCTGCGCAGCATCCGCGTCGGCGTGTTCATCCTCGCGCTCCTGACGGTGATGAACATCTACGGCCTGGAACTGGGCGACATCGCGCTCTCGGTCACCGTGTTCTCCGCCGTCATCGGTGTCATCCTGGCGCCCATCGTCGGGAGCATCATCTCCGGGATGTTCCTCCTCGCGGACCAACCCTACGAGATCGGCGACATGATCGAGCTGGCCGACCGGAACCAGCGGGGCTTCGTCGAGGACATCACGCTCAGGCACACGAAGATTTTCACCATGGACAACACCTTCCTGGTGATTCCGAACGGGGAGATACGCCAGCGTGACGTGATCAACTACTCCGCCGAAGACCCACGAATCAGGCTCTCACAGGGCTTTCTCGTCACCTACGAGAGCGACATCCAGCAGGCCCGCACGCTCATCGAGCGGGCCGCCCAGAGCTGTGAGGGCATCATCGAGGGCGGTCCCGACATCCGTATCGGTGCCGCCCGGTATCCAGCGTCGCCGACGGCCTACATCGATGACTTCGCCGACCACGGGGTGTTGCTGACGCTGCGGTACTGGGCGATGGAACCGTACAAACTGCTCACCGTCCGCTCGCGGATTCAGACGGCCGTCTGGGACGAACTCGAGGACGCAGACGTCGAGATCGCGTACCCGCACTCGCACCTGTACTTCGACGAGACGAGCGGCGAGATGCAGGTCTCGATGGCCGAGGAGTCGGCGGACCCGCGCGACGGTCAGACGTTGGACGAACTCGACGAGGAGCGAGAGGGCTGA
- a CDS encoding zinc ribbon domain-containing protein, translating to MTSTTPFTTDAIEEFAPGDERRKTVLFCPDCGHESELDGDWHTEGEDGRERLRCPVCRTVVSSQ from the coding sequence ATGACCTCCACCACGCCGTTCACCACGGACGCTATCGAAGAGTTCGCCCCTGGCGATGAGCGACGCAAGACTGTCCTGTTTTGCCCCGACTGTGGCCACGAGAGCGAGCTGGACGGCGATTGGCACACCGAAGGAGAGGACGGCCGCGAGCGATTGCGCTGTCCGGTCTGTCGGACCGTCGTCAGCAGTCAGTGA
- a CDS encoding translation initiation factor eIF-2B, with product MIDETVRQIEEMQTHSSSVVAVKAAEALRALTDRDYPTVEAYLRTLERNSHALQRANPSHASLHTTQEDIVQRVSDADPADVEAAKDLTTAAIDDVVSEVEHAKDRAAARTAEFIADDDVLLLHDFSSTVMAALDEALSNGAEFEIYVTESRPRMLGRKAARQLAQRDGLDVTLTVDSAAGYYVSECDRLLLGMTCIVDDTLYNRVGTYQICTAAVDSDVPITVTGAGSKLVEGGFAFQNEFRPPAEVMREPADGFNLANPAYDATPTELLDTVVTDDQVYDY from the coding sequence ATGATAGACGAGACGGTCCGGCAGATCGAGGAGATGCAGACCCACAGCTCTTCTGTCGTCGCCGTGAAGGCCGCAGAGGCGCTTCGCGCGCTGACCGACCGGGACTACCCGACCGTGGAGGCCTACCTCAGGACGCTCGAACGCAACAGCCACGCACTCCAACGGGCGAACCCCTCTCACGCGTCGCTCCACACGACACAGGAGGACATCGTGCAGCGCGTCAGCGACGCGGACCCCGCGGACGTCGAGGCGGCGAAGGACCTGACGACCGCTGCCATCGACGACGTGGTCTCCGAAGTCGAGCACGCGAAAGACCGCGCTGCGGCCCGGACGGCGGAGTTTATCGCCGACGACGACGTCCTCCTGTTGCACGACTTCTCCTCGACGGTCATGGCCGCACTGGACGAGGCGCTCTCCAACGGTGCCGAGTTCGAGATCTACGTCACGGAGTCCAGACCCCGGATGCTGGGACGGAAGGCCGCACGCCAGCTCGCCCAGCGAGACGGACTCGACGTGACGCTCACCGTCGACAGTGCGGCCGGCTACTACGTCTCCGAGTGCGACCGTCTCCTCCTCGGGATGACGTGCATCGTCGACGACACGCTGTACAACCGCGTCGGCACGTATCAGATCTGCACGGCGGCCGTCGACAGCGACGTCCCGATCACCGTCACCGGCGCGGGCTCCAAGCTGGTCGAAGGCGGGTTCGCCTTCCAGAACGAGTTCCGGCCGCCGGCGGAAGTGATGCGGGAACCGGCCGACGGGTTCAACCTCGCGAACCCGGCCTACGACGCGACGCCGACCGAACTCCTCGATACCGTCGTGACCGACGACCAGGTCTACGACTACTGA
- a CDS encoding type IV pilin N-terminal domain-containing protein: MGGRRLRTDTLGMSEAIGVAVLIGLTITVTAMVGMSVLVFEDVDEGGPRANFTYDHVENSGLLIVTHARGDELQAGNIEFQGPGNNATWAELANRNETALVGPGDITQLGSGNAYGQSVQRGDQVEIYLNRSGNRTKLSEWDG, encoded by the coding sequence ATGGGTGGGCGACGCCTCCGCACCGATACCCTCGGGATGTCCGAAGCCATCGGTGTGGCCGTCCTCATCGGCCTGACCATAACGGTGACCGCGATGGTCGGGATGAGCGTCCTCGTTTTCGAGGACGTGGACGAAGGCGGTCCTCGTGCCAACTTCACCTACGACCACGTCGAGAATAGCGGCTTGCTCATCGTCACCCACGCCAGGGGTGACGAACTACAGGCCGGAAACATCGAGTTCCAGGGACCCGGTAACAATGCGACCTGGGCGGAGCTGGCCAACCGGAACGAGACGGCGCTCGTCGGTCCGGGCGATATCACGCAGCTCGGTTCCGGGAACGCCTACGGACAGAGCGTCCAGCGGGGGGACCAGGTGGAGATCTACCTGAATCGGAGCGGCAACCGGACGAAGTTGAGTGAGTGGGATGGCTAG
- a CDS encoding RtcB family protein: MTTYQADDITLEKVRDYVWEIPQQDGMRVPARVLASEALLDEISDDLTLTQLKNSAHLPGVQKYTLCMPDGHQGYGFPVGGVAGIDTEEGCISPGAVGYDINCGVRMLKTTLTYDDVRGHEEELVDSLFDAIPSGLGGGGVHEGTIEEVDAILERGLDWALEHGYAVEDDLAHCEDEGYRPEANAAKVSERAKNRGTDQIGSLGSGNHFLEVQRVTDVFRPDVAADFGLSTDQIVVLIHCGSRGLGHQVCTDYLREIEKAHQGLLNQLPDKELAAAPAGSQLADDYYEAMCAAINYAWVNRQLVMHRTRTVFEDVFDRSWEDLGMYLLYDVAHNIAKREVHEVAGEDRELFVHRKGATRAFPAGRPELPPVYADVGQPILIPGSMGAGSYVLRGGAESMRESFGSTAHGAGRLMSRMQAKQEYWGEDVSDDLREHDQVYVRAQSGATVAEEAPGVYKDVDEVVRVSDALGIGDKVARTFPVCNIKG; the protein is encoded by the coding sequence ATGACCACGTACCAGGCCGACGACATCACGCTCGAGAAGGTCAGGGACTACGTCTGGGAGATTCCCCAGCAGGACGGGATGCGCGTCCCGGCCCGCGTACTGGCCAGCGAGGCGCTGCTCGACGAAATAAGCGACGACCTGACGCTCACCCAGCTCAAGAACTCCGCGCATCTGCCGGGGGTCCAGAAGTACACGCTCTGCATGCCGGACGGCCACCAGGGCTACGGCTTCCCAGTGGGCGGTGTCGCCGGTATCGACACCGAGGAGGGCTGTATCTCGCCCGGCGCGGTGGGCTACGACATCAACTGCGGCGTCAGGATGCTGAAGACGACTCTCACCTACGACGACGTCCGGGGACACGAAGAGGAGCTCGTCGATTCGCTGTTCGACGCGATTCCGTCTGGACTGGGCGGTGGCGGCGTCCACGAGGGGACCATCGAAGAAGTCGACGCGATTCTCGAACGGGGGCTGGACTGGGCGCTCGAACACGGGTACGCCGTCGAGGACGACCTGGCGCACTGCGAGGACGAGGGATACCGTCCGGAGGCGAACGCCGCGAAGGTATCCGAGCGGGCGAAGAACCGGGGGACGGACCAGATCGGGTCCCTCGGGTCGGGCAACCACTTCCTCGAAGTCCAGCGGGTCACAGACGTGTTCCGGCCCGACGTCGCCGCCGACTTCGGCCTGTCGACCGACCAGATCGTCGTCCTCATCCACTGTGGCTCCCGCGGCCTGGGACACCAGGTCTGTACGGACTACCTGCGCGAGATAGAGAAGGCCCATCAGGGCTTGCTGAACCAGCTCCCCGACAAGGAACTGGCTGCGGCGCCGGCGGGGTCGCAACTGGCCGACGACTACTACGAGGCGATGTGCGCGGCCATCAACTACGCCTGGGTGAACCGCCAGCTCGTCATGCACCGGACGCGGACGGTGTTCGAGGACGTCTTCGACCGCTCGTGGGAGGACCTGGGGATGTATCTGCTGTACGACGTCGCTCACAACATCGCGAAGCGAGAGGTCCACGAGGTCGCGGGCGAGGACCGCGAGCTGTTCGTCCATCGGAAGGGCGCGACGCGCGCGTTCCCGGCCGGCCGACCGGAGCTCCCGCCGGTCTACGCCGACGTGGGACAGCCGATACTAATCCCGGGGAGCATGGGCGCGGGCAGTTACGTCCTCCGTGGGGGCGCCGAGTCGATGCGAGAGTCGTTCGGGTCGACGGCCCACGGTGCCGGTCGACTGATGTCACGGATGCAAGCGAAACAGGAGTACTGGGGCGAGGACGTCAGCGACGACCTCCGCGAGCACGACCAGGTCTACGTCAGAGCCCAGTCCGGCGCGACGGTCGCAGAGGAGGCCCCCGGCGTGTACAAAGACGTCGACGAGGTGGTCCGGGTCTCCGACGCGCTGGGTATCGGTGACAAGGTGGCCCGGACGTTCCCCGTCTGTAACATCAAGGGCTGA
- a CDS encoding DoxX family protein has protein sequence MARPSSAYVLGAVFAVVAFSRPVAGHVDYVTDGPGPAVDALAFAIDVLSNSFNAALFGGLGLLTLIGIAGYLWARPTIPDVVVLRNTLAGYADLVPWMIRLSVGLPLVGAGFQGYLFAPTVAFDLTANSTVRVLFIGLGFLLLFGLAVRIASTVGLLTYGWALTVDPAVVIAMEFVPAFLALVILGGGRPSADQMLQEVASTEGTIYGRFDPVHHLKGFLDEVTAPYRQYVPVVLRVGVGATFVYLGLVQKLATPGSALLVVEKYDLTAVVPVDPGLWVLGAGVTEVAVGLVFILGLFTRGAAAVSFLLFTTTLFGLPDDPVLVHVTLYGLVSALFTLGAGPLSLDHWFGRPAVADDEAAVPAD, from the coding sequence ATGGCGCGCCCTTCGAGTGCCTATGTGCTGGGAGCCGTCTTCGCGGTAGTCGCATTTAGCCGTCCGGTCGCCGGGCACGTCGATTACGTCACCGACGGCCCCGGTCCGGCCGTCGACGCACTGGCGTTCGCCATCGACGTCCTCTCGAACTCGTTCAACGCGGCGCTCTTCGGCGGACTCGGCCTGCTTACCCTCATCGGTATCGCGGGGTACCTCTGGGCCCGGCCGACTATCCCCGACGTCGTCGTGCTCCGGAACACGCTCGCCGGGTACGCCGACCTCGTCCCGTGGATGATTCGTCTGAGCGTCGGCCTCCCGCTCGTCGGTGCCGGCTTTCAGGGGTACCTCTTCGCGCCGACAGTCGCCTTCGACCTGACGGCCAACTCCACCGTCCGGGTGCTGTTCATCGGGCTCGGCTTCCTGCTGCTGTTCGGCCTCGCGGTCCGTATCGCCAGCACGGTCGGGTTGTTGACTTACGGGTGGGCGCTCACCGTCGACCCCGCCGTCGTCATCGCGATGGAGTTCGTTCCGGCGTTCCTCGCGCTAGTCATCCTCGGCGGCGGTCGCCCCAGCGCGGACCAGATGCTCCAGGAGGTCGCGAGCACCGAGGGGACCATCTACGGCCGGTTTGACCCGGTCCACCATCTGAAAGGGTTCCTGGACGAGGTGACGGCCCCGTACCGCCAGTACGTCCCGGTCGTCCTCCGGGTCGGCGTGGGCGCGACGTTCGTCTACCTGGGGCTGGTCCAGAAGCTCGCGACCCCCGGGAGTGCGCTGCTCGTCGTCGAGAAGTACGACCTCACCGCGGTCGTCCCGGTGGACCCCGGCCTGTGGGTACTCGGCGCTGGGGTGACCGAAGTCGCCGTCGGACTCGTGTTCATCCTCGGACTGTTCACCCGTGGCGCCGCCGCCGTCTCCTTCCTCCTCTTTACGACCACGCTCTTCGGCCTGCCGGACGACCCGGTGCTCGTCCACGTCACGCTCTACGGGCTGGTCTCGGCACTGTTCACGCTCGGTGCGGGGCCGCTCTCGCTGGACCACTGGTTCGGCCGGCCGGCCGTCGCCGACGACGAGGCCGCTGTCCCGGCCGACTGA
- a CDS encoding GNAT family N-acetyltransferase: MSVNIETKIVERGSDEYVDAAWRLKEDIRQSDGVLRQRHGFFRNAYRRSTVYLYVDRPNDRLVGFAAVRRDGYILFLAVDDEYRGHGFGKRLIARVAEDYGTVTCHARTTNEGALGFYKHIGFQIRRRIDNYYEDGGDAYYLRLGEDTIRDKLSKLLRG; encoded by the coding sequence GTGAGCGTCAACATCGAAACGAAAATCGTCGAGCGGGGGAGCGACGAGTACGTCGATGCGGCCTGGCGACTCAAGGAGGACATCCGCCAGTCCGACGGCGTCCTCCGACAGCGACACGGGTTCTTCCGGAACGCCTACCGCCGGTCGACGGTGTACCTCTACGTCGACCGGCCGAACGACCGGCTGGTCGGGTTCGCCGCGGTCCGTCGCGACGGCTACATCCTCTTTCTCGCCGTCGACGACGAGTACCGCGGCCACGGGTTCGGAAAGCGCCTCATCGCGCGCGTCGCCGAGGACTACGGGACCGTGACCTGCCACGCCCGGACGACCAACGAGGGGGCGCTGGGCTTCTACAAGCACATCGGGTTCCAGATCCGCCGCCGCATCGACAACTACTACGAGGACGGCGGCGACGCCTACTACCTCCGGCTCGGCGAGGACACGATTCGAGACAAGCTGTCGAAGCTGCTGCGCGGGTAG
- the priS gene encoding DNA primase small subunit PriS, which translates to MEARTLSYLRGRFGDHYRQASITPPPAANEREWGFIPWTEGPGETMVRHRSLLDLGELSEFLGRKKPRHVYFSAGRYDDPSASTMGAKGWRSSDLVFDLDADHLPAVELGEDTYGEMLAKCKDALLRLLDFLEDDFDFDDMTVVFSGGRGYHVHVRDESIRHLNREARREVVDYVRGIGLEFDELVSEQAVSGTAGRSSPAQKRTLVTEGGWGARAHRHIMSEVDDLLGMDEADALDRLQKYDGIGEGKATAALNAARNNYDQLASGNIDVHPAFYQLAKLLHHEVVATDNAPIDEPVTTDTNRLIRLPGSLHGGSGLEVQRIGRDDIAAFDPLVDPVPETFRGHEISVDVTDPGLVELGGDSFTVEAGIHSVPEHVGIFLMARGRAEKGKE; encoded by the coding sequence ATGGAAGCGCGGACACTGTCGTATCTCCGTGGCCGCTTTGGCGACCATTACCGGCAGGCCTCGATAACGCCGCCGCCGGCCGCCAACGAACGGGAATGGGGTTTCATCCCGTGGACCGAGGGCCCCGGCGAGACGATGGTGCGCCACCGCTCGCTGCTCGACCTCGGCGAGCTCTCCGAGTTCCTCGGCCGCAAGAAGCCCAGACACGTCTACTTCTCCGCGGGCCGCTACGACGACCCCAGCGCGTCGACGATGGGGGCGAAGGGATGGCGTTCCTCGGACCTCGTCTTCGACCTGGACGCCGACCACCTCCCCGCTGTCGAGCTGGGCGAGGACACGTACGGGGAGATGCTCGCGAAGTGCAAGGACGCGCTGTTGCGCCTGCTCGACTTCCTCGAAGACGACTTCGACTTCGACGACATGACCGTCGTGTTCTCCGGGGGCCGCGGGTACCACGTCCACGTCCGCGACGAGAGCATCCGGCACCTGAACCGCGAGGCGCGCCGCGAAGTCGTCGACTACGTCCGGGGTATCGGCCTGGAGTTCGACGAGCTCGTCAGCGAGCAAGCGGTCTCGGGAACGGCGGGACGGTCCAGTCCGGCCCAGAAGCGGACCCTCGTGACCGAGGGCGGGTGGGGCGCACGCGCCCACCGACACATCATGTCGGAGGTCGACGACCTACTTGGGATGGACGAAGCGGACGCCCTCGACCGCCTCCAGAAGTACGACGGCATCGGCGAAGGGAAGGCGACGGCGGCGCTGAACGCCGCCCGGAACAACTACGACCAGCTGGCGTCCGGGAACATCGACGTCCACCCCGCGTTCTACCAGCTCGCGAAGCTACTCCACCACGAGGTCGTCGCGACGGACAACGCACCCATCGACGAGCCGGTGACGACGGACACCAACCGCCTCATCCGGCTCCCGGGCTCGCTCCACGGCGGGAGCGGGCTGGAGGTCCAACGCATCGGCCGCGACGACATCGCGGCGTTCGACCCGCTGGTCGACCCCGTCCCGGAGACGTTTCGCGGCCACGAGATCTCCGTCGACGTCACCGACCCTGGCCTGGTCGAACTGGGCGGCGATAGTTTTACAGTCGAGGCGGGTATCCACTCAGTACCAGAGCACGTGGGCATCTTCCTGATGGCCCGCGGTCGCGCCGAGAAGGGGAAGGAATGA
- a CDS encoding S1C family serine protease, giving the protein MNSTSLSRRQLLGALGAAAAGVAGCQAPGQTEAPTADRQVSTETSDIETAASRGSTYADVYQQVAGSVVSIRVLTGSGGGSQGSGFLVDDSHIVTNEHVVAGGDEYYARFADTGWREVSIVGMDVYSDLAVLDIDDPSAAATPLSFADQDPAIGTEVVAIGNPFGLSGSVSAGIVSGVDRTLRSANNFSIADAIQTDAAVNPGNSGGPLVNLDGDVIGVINSGGGDNVGFAISAQLARRVVPSLIQRGSYDHSYMGVLLRSVTPLVAEANGLDRATGVYIDDTVDGGPAAGVLRGSSGSRVVAGTEVPTGGDVVLALDETPTPTRQALATYLALETSPGDTIAVTLLRDGTELTVDLRLGNRPAP; this is encoded by the coding sequence ATGAACAGTACGAGCCTGTCACGTCGCCAGTTGCTCGGCGCGCTCGGCGCCGCAGCCGCGGGCGTCGCCGGGTGCCAGGCGCCCGGACAGACCGAGGCCCCGACGGCCGACCGACAGGTGTCGACCGAGACGTCCGACATCGAGACGGCCGCATCCCGCGGGTCGACCTACGCCGACGTCTACCAGCAGGTCGCCGGCTCCGTCGTCTCGATACGGGTGCTCACCGGCTCGGGCGGCGGGTCACAGGGGAGCGGCTTCCTCGTCGACGACAGCCACATCGTCACGAACGAACACGTGGTGGCCGGCGGTGACGAGTACTACGCTCGCTTCGCGGACACCGGATGGCGCGAGGTCAGCATCGTCGGGATGGACGTCTACAGCGACCTCGCTGTGCTCGACATCGACGACCCCTCGGCCGCCGCGACGCCGCTCTCCTTCGCGGACCAGGACCCCGCGATCGGGACGGAGGTCGTCGCAATCGGGAACCCCTTCGGGCTCTCGGGGTCGGTCTCCGCCGGCATCGTCAGCGGCGTCGACCGGACGCTCCGGAGCGCGAACAACTTCTCTATCGCCGACGCCATCCAGACGGACGCGGCGGTCAATCCCGGCAACAGCGGCGGCCCGCTGGTGAACCTCGACGGGGACGTGATCGGCGTCATCAACTCCGGCGGCGGCGACAACGTCGGCTTCGCCATCTCTGCCCAGCTGGCCCGGCGCGTCGTGCCGTCCCTGATTCAACGCGGCTCGTACGACCACTCGTACATGGGTGTCCTGCTGCGCAGCGTCACGCCGCTGGTCGCGGAGGCCAACGGCCTGGACAGAGCGACCGGCGTCTACATCGACGACACCGTCGACGGGGGGCCCGCAGCCGGCGTCCTCCGCGGGAGCTCCGGCTCGCGCGTCGTCGCCGGGACGGAGGTGCCGACTGGTGGCGACGTCGTACTCGCCCTTGATGAGACCCCCACGCCGACGCGACAGGCGCTCGCGACGTACCTGGCACTGGAGACCAGTCCGGGCGACACCATCGCGGTCACGCTGCTCCGTGACGGTACCGAGCTGACCGTAGACCTGAGGCTCGGGAACCGGCCCGCGCCGTAG